taaTGTGGTCTGATGTGGGTCATACTCGGTTCAAATATCGAGTGGCTTTGTCCAACTCAATGTTCCTAATTTCGGTGACATTGAGTGATAAATGCAGCATTTATGGGCTGAAGACCTTGAAtccgaagatcgatttatatggcggctatatctaaatatggcccgatctggtCCATATTTGGGCCAAGAGGCCCAaaactctgtttcaaatttcagcgaaatcaggtaacaaatgcggattttatgggcttaaggcacTTAACCGGAAGAGCGGTCTACatggggactatatcttaatatggttcaatctgtaccatattcgTTTCGGATGACGGAAGACCTAAAgcaacgcactgttccaaatttcatcgaaatcggctaataaatgcaccttttacatCTTaagtcggtagatcggtctatatggcaactatatcaaaattaaGTCTGATGTGGGCCATACTCCGTTCGATTATTGAGTGTCTTTGtccaacttactgtttcaaataacAGTGAAATTAGTAAATTGTGGAAATTCCACCATTCAAAGTCCGGTAGATTCTTCCGGGTCAACATTTTTTGTGTCTATCGTCAATAGTAGACTACATAATGGTAAACTATTCTCAAAACCCTTtcgtttgagtaccatattgccctAATTGGGATAGATGCCCGCCCGGCGGCTCACGGAAAGGGGAGGTCCCCTCTTTCATTGATTCTATGTGTACACCaaggttgccaaaaaagtactTAACAATCTACgaactatgaaaattttcaaaatttcattaagggGGAAGGTAGCTCCCCACTCTTAGTTTTTTAGcggctttaaataaaaaactttttgagCTTTCCAAGTTTTTATACACCATTTTTCTTAAGAATTTCAACGGTAAGTAATAGAGTTATGGCATTTAACTGGGCTGCCACATATATAGAAATAAACATCTAAAAATAATTACCTTAAACTTCCGACAGGTGGCGATGCATACGGTATGCCCAGATAAGCTTCCACTAATGGCGATGAACGCACAACAATGCCACGCACCAtgccatattttgtttttatggtgTTCGTGCTCAATTTGACGCTGCCATGAAATGCCTCGGATGTATGCCACATAGATGACAATAGCAAGAATAGTACCAACAATAATGTTGTTGTGCTGCTACGGCGTAATGGAGAGGAGGAAGACATTCCCCACAGCAACGAGGTTGAAGCTGTTGTCGATGATAATGATGTTGAAGCGAAGCAGGACGAGGGTaattttatgggaaaatttgaATGATGATAATAATGACAGTAAGGGAAGATTGTCCTTCTTCTTTTACCCCTGCTTGGCAACATGgacgaggatgatgatgatgatgttgttgaggTAGTAGTCCCTCCATAATCGCTTGTGCTTGCATTGTGCGTTGTATATGTCTGGGACACAATTGCCAAAGAGGATGCGTTTGCCGTTGTTGTCTTAAGACTATCTCCATTAGCATAGAGGTTTTGGGCTTTTCTATACGCTTTTGAAATTCTTTGGTGTAATACATCAACAGAAGAAGTGTAGATGTCGTCGGCAACGGTGACGGTGACGGCGGCGACTTGGTCTTGATGAACAGTCTCGTCTGTAGAGGCTGCCGCCTTCTTGCTATTATCAGGCCCATTATAATCTATTCGTGGAAGTGTTGCGGTGTTTTTGTAGTCAATTCGAGTACGCTCCGTTaggtttgaaaaatatttgaaattttcttttgacaCTAACGGAAATCCGCATATCTGCCAAGAATATCTGGCAAACAGGATGTGATGGTACTTGGGTTCCTGGTAGGATTCATGCTCACACAGTACTGCTTGCCTACATCTTGGTGGCCCATAAACAAGATAATGTTTATTATTACGATAATGCCATGATGGTAGCTGAATGGCTTCTTCTGCATGGCCTCCTCGCAATGCCACTTTTTCGGCATCTCCCTGGAGTGTGGCTGGCAAAACCTTTTTCGTTGCCGATTTGGCTTCCTTGGCATTTCCTTGGAAATGTGTATGCAGCAGCTTTTGTTGTAGAATTGTTAACAACTCTAAACAAATTGCCATAAGTGTTGCCAATTCGTCTTCTTGGAAATTGTGCCATATGCAACCATTGCTGGCCCAAATGGTATGTCTGCTTTCAGCTTTTTCATCTTCCAACATCACTTTGTGTCTTATTTTATAAAGAAATTCCAAAGCTGTTAGTGGTGTTATTTGCCTtcgagttgttgttgtagctgttcTTGTATTTGTTGGCAGCAGTAAATGGTTGTTTTCCTTGGAAAGcacaatttggcttttatggacagACATTTCAGTATCCTTCCTCCAAAATTGCTGAGCAGTTGTAAGGATTTGGCAgagatttaaaatttcaaattgatgGATTTGTAAGTGCAGCAATTTAAAAAGGGAAACGTTTAAAAGTGTTGCCAACCAAGATAGAAAATTTGTAGATGATACCCAGCGGTGAGTGATTATTGGCCCTAGCCAGTTTTTATAGGCATCAGTTGTTGTTCGGAAATTTGGCGGCATTTTGGGAAAACTTAAGATATGCAGCGTTGCCAACTTAAGTTGATCATTTAACATCTTTAGTGAATTATAGTTCTTGTGGCTGTATAACACatataacatagattttcttaatGGAATTTGGTAAAGCTCTGGGCGTCCTTCGAATAATGAAGCTGTACGAGTTGCCAACCATTTTTgagatttggaaaatttttcaaatttgttcttCAAGCATGTAGACATCGCCTTACCACTtaaagttttaagaaaatcttgTTGAGTCATACAGTTGATTTTGGGCCATACCAAAGTTACCagctttgaataattttttaaataaattctctCTAGCTTTGTTTTTGATGGCCTTCTGGTTTTTAATGTCAAATGCTGTTTATATTTATCACATTTTCGTTTATTTGACAATGGCTTTCTCTTGCAGGAGGCTATCTGAATTGCCAACCTTCTTTGGATATGCGAAAATTTGGCAGTTTTGCTTGTGTTTTCTGGAATTTCTTGTTTAACAAACACTTGTAGCATAAGGGGATAAGCTGAAGGTGTTGCTAAATGATGATAGGATCTAAAGATTGTTAACGCCACggtaaacattttgcaaaatctTTTAAACTCGTTTGTTTTGATACTATTTAACATGTTTGGTTTACTTTTTGGCATTGCCAACCAATTTTGCCTGTCTTCAAAATAATACCAATGGAAATATGAAGATTTCGGTGTTTTCAATTTctggaaatattttaatttttgtttgttattatttACGAGCATTTCTTTATGCGACAATGTTTGTCTGTTGCTTAGAATAACCTCTATTTTTAAGGGAAGTGTTGCCAACTTGTGTTGGTTTTTAATTGTTGGGAAGCGAGATTCTTTGTAACGACTGGGAGCGAGCATATTGGAAACATCAATAATTTCATTGTCTGATTTCTTATATTTCGGCTCCATTGCACTCCTGAGTTGCCAATGATTTTCAATGATTGGCAATTCTTGTTCATAATTTAAAATCTTGgacatttttgttatattttccaaaatatctgaagatgtttttatttcatagcctgatatttGTCCTTCCATTTGTAGTACTTCATTTTCATTATTTCTACATTCTTGTGAGAGGTTAGTTGGCAACACTCGTGGTAGCCCAATTTGTGTTGATGTTGtgaatatatttgaatataactttgatttttgttgtttgtcttCATTGCAAGATGTTTTTCGCATTGCCACATTTTGTTGACAACATTTGAGATGATTGGCAAGTCCGGCATTAACAGCATGTGCGCTTTGCTCGATATAGTTCAAGTTTTTTGCTGACAAATGAAGATAACGTGATGTTGTCATTCTCTGTATTTTTCGCATTGCCAATTTTCTTTTGCTTCTAAACACTCTTGCCTTTGGGCGTTGAATTTTTCGCATTGCcaattttcttttgcttttaaACATTCTTGCTTTTGAGTGTTTGGAATTTTGCAGAGTTGCCATATACGATTTATAGCTTTTGTGTATGTTTCCTTCGCAAATTTTGAGGCTGGCATAATTAAGTGTAGCCAATCCGTTTTCTTTGGGATTTTCCGTTTCCTTTATATCTTCTCTTTGGTTTTGTTCTCTTTCTTTGACTTCTTTTATTTGAAGGAGAGAATTTTTAGgaatttctttttgttgttgttgttgttctggttctgtttgttgttgttgttgttgtgtgatTATTCGCTTTAGTGTTATCAGTCTTATAGGGCAAATTCCTAAAATGCGTCTTACATTTCTATAAACACTTACTATTAAAATGTGTTTGCAATATTCGAATATAGAGTGGCCAATTGTGTTGCCAATGGCCTGCCATCTGTTATGGCAATTGGATGCACTAATCGCCTTGGGTCCTTTAAATTTTACatagattttcactttaagtttGATTAGATATTTGAATACGGTTCTTATGATACAATGATGCATGGGGAAACGAAGCGGATGTTGTTGCCAGATGCGGGGATATTTTAAATGTAACGATCNNNNNNNNNNNNNNNNNNNNNNNNNNNNNNNNNNNNNNNNNNNNNNNNNNNNNNNNNNNNNNNNNNNNNNNNNNNNNNNNNNNNNNNNNNNNNNNNNNNNNNNNNNNNNNNNNNNNNNNNNNNNNNNNNNNNNNNNNNNNNNNNNNNNNNNNNNNNNNNNNNNNNNNNNNNNNNNNNNNNNNNNNNNNNNNNNNNNNNNNTTTTCAGACGTCTCATAGTTCGTGTCCTGATAAACATTTTGTTGTCTTAATGTATTGATGGCAAATATTATACAGTTGGTAATGCACTTTCTTTGCTGTTATTGATTTGATTGCAATGCCACTCAGCTGTTATCCCTACAAGGTCTCAAGGATTAGCTGTTGTTGTAGGTTTCTTGGTCCTGTCTAATATCGTTATTATTGCTACTTGcagcttttgttgtttttgccaaGAGGTTGTATATTGTCCTTTGTGCTGCACCCAACAACAATGGCGAGTGTAGACCAAGAGTAGCTTCTGCTCCTTGTGTTGTAGGAGTTGCTTCTTCTGGCTTTCGGGTCGTCACACACACAGTGGGGGTAATTGCTGTTGAAGCTGCAAGGGGAGAAAAGAACAGGAAAACAATCTATGAAATAGGAGTCGTAGTCGATAAGGGAGGTTGATAAAAGCCAacggaaattttgaaatttttgctttaGGTATTGCctttctatgtgtgtgtgtgtgtgtgtgtagcaaTGTGAGTGCTATACGAGTAgcttgaatatcaaatttcatgaaatgCAGAGCAATAGCATCCATATGTTATCTTCAGAATCCAAAGACTTAGCTAGGGGTGTAGTAAAGAAATTGCGTAGAAAAAAATATGGCCATAAGATCAAATGGACAAGAAGACTAATAATGGAAGGAAGTTGGCAGGAGTCCTGTCGCAGTACTTCGTTGATTGCTCAAGCGTGCAAGACATTGATAGTAATGTCGTTATTATGGTAGCTGCAAtacataaacattttcaaagatGTTCTTGAGTTTGAAGAAATAAATCCACCCAAGAGTTAGCCTAGGATGATGGGGGAGATTCATAATATTGAGAAAAAAATCCCCAGACTTTACAATAAAGGGCTCCGTAACCAGGAAATCGTCTAGACTTCTTGGGATTCTCAGGACTTTTAATGAGGAAAGGGTGCAGATGGTTACCTACGCGTTATCATGATGATGGGTGGTCATTTTCTCTCTAGCATTATGATCCTCATATAGGGGGCATTGAGAAAGCTGTCTGGATGGGCGAAGGCCAATTGACTTGTACTTGACCCTAGAAAGACTGACTTGGTACTCTTCACCACAAGGCAGAAGCTTGAAGTTTTCAAGAGACCTGCTCTGGATAGGATGGAGCAGCCGCTCTCTGTGGAGGCCAACTCCCTGGAAGTGATTCTGGAAGAGAAACTGAATTGAAGAATGACATCTCGATGAGATGGCCAGAAGGTGACAAAATGCACTCTACTCCTGTTGAAAGTCCATGGGAGAAGGAATGCTTAGGCCGGAGACTCTACTCCTTAGCCAGGGCTTTCTGAATGTTTACGGTACAATGGATGTCAACGGCACAGGTTTGGGTGACTTTTTACCAATGAATATCTGGTCTGGCATCAGACGACTCTGGGCATCGTGGCCTCACAGAATGATGGTCTAGGTGTCTTTTCAGCTGGAGATAGAagagaagagaatgttccatttgtagacaacattttggaaagagagccattggcagtcgtggtctggtggacgacgcttcaaaagtccacctactgcccaaaacttaaccggatccaaagtatggcttgtttgtgcatccgagctgcactgagaacgacaccatctgatgtactgaatttaatgctacatcttatgcctctggacatgcagcgaccactgccgtgagtttCAGGGAGCTTAatttttggtcatgtggcgtccAGGGACACTGCAgctaaaaattactgtaccactattggCGGAATGGAATGGCTAAGTTATAAGGTTataacaacgattggcataaatatcttctcagacagctaggtagccattaaatccctggagaacttgTTTCTGAACACAGAAACCGCCCTCACCTgctctgggtgccgggctacagagatatcccagggaattgtaaagcggacgagcttgcgagactagaaactagcttacacattccaggtatACCGGAATCtgagggtatgcctctagccacatgtaagctaagatttcaggaccagacccgaaagacaacaaatgatagatggtcacaaagagggggccgtgggcattccaaaactatatggtCTAATCTAGACCTGAACattagacgtctcagtcattgtgtccgtcatgacaggtcaatgtctgattggaaaacatgctgacagactgcagggtgccagcaacgacttttgcggaAGCAGTGAGGACAAGGactactatagaacaccttctatatgtgtgtgtcccacactagcactaagaaggagtttcacttcaggttctcatttctctcaagctgtctgatttagcggatgtgaacattcgcaagttatggaTGGTCACACGGTAGgaactgttcctgtggtatcataatggatgaaagggtctaagtaagtctgatcgcatcttccttcttctgttactgtggtaCCACAAAGGatgaaaacgtttaagtgagtctgatggcagactgccacttaaacctaatctaaccatCACGCTGAAAGACTTTGTTCGAATCCTTGACCATTATTAATGCCGGGGACATTTTAAGATCCCATATTACTACTGTGGGATTATAACTGGGTGCATTTGCCTGTAAAATCCATAAGAaggagagagatagacccattgataaatataagGATTGCCTCAGAGTGACTTTCTGAATCAATTTAGCCTtctggctgtctgtccgtctctctctctctctttctgccattttcatccaatcatcaTATAATTTAGCACAAACTCTTTTTGGTGTGGAGAcctagcccattgaaattggaaaaaacggttcagatttggatatagctaatatttggttgcccaaaaagtaattgcggatttttcatatagtcggcgttgacaaattttttcacagcttgtgactctgtaattgcattctttcttctgtcagttatcaactgctACTTtaagtttgctttagaaaaaaagtttaaaaaaagtatatttgattaaagttcattctaagctttattaaaaatgcatttactttcttttaaaaaatccgcaattactttttgggcaacccaatatatacgcaTTGCTGGAGCCGAAGTTATGACAATTTAGCgcaaattttctcgaaatttggtacggattgtTTTAGCAAGCATCTGTCTTCAGCTATGAAAACCTTTTCGGTCCGTCTACCGCTGTTCGGACTTGACTATGAAAACGAGGTCCCTTATCTGAACTAAGCGTGAATTGTACAGTACATAGGAAAATTTGCATACTTTTTAAAATTAAGTTAAAGCTAGACAATATCCTAGTCCTTGTGCAAAAAACCCATTGGAATTCTTTGAAAATCGATTGCAatcattttgttttcttttcttatttGTCATCATCATCTGGGCTTGCTCTTTGGTCAAGTTAAAGGCCAAACGGCCCAATAAAGTCAATGGTCATTATAAATAGAAATGGACAAACGAAAATTAAggggaaaaaattggaaaaaaattgcaagaCTAACAATGGCCTCTTGCTACGGGTATagctacaaaattttgtgtttcttaTTCGTTAGAGAGTTACAGAGCATGAATAATGGAATAGAAAAAGTCACTTTTATTCTCTATTGCATGCATTCAGCCTGTTGTCGTTGCTCTTGTTGTGTTGCCATTGCTGTTGTGTAGTGTTGCCTTTGGCATTATCGATGTAATTGTACTGACTTATCGAATTGTTAAAAGCACAACTAAGTTGCCAATTTCCATTTGTATTAGTAATGAGTTTTTCTGTCTgtataagtgtgtgtgtgtgtttgtgtatgagAGTGTTTTGTGCTGAACTTGTAACTACAAATACTAACAACTGCCATTTCAAGTCTCAATTGCAATTGGGGAAATTGAATTCTAAAAGGatatgaaaataatttgtttattttttattttttgaactcCAAGGGAGTTGAGTTGAATCGCTGCTGAGTAGGTAAATCGAAAAGGAAGTGATTTAAAGTTGTTGAGAAATTTGATatggaaatttttgtataaattgatacataatagaaaaatattttttgtaccctccatggGGGTGGGGatgggtgtactaatttcgtcattctgtttgtaacacctcgaaatatgcgtccaagaccccatcttatatataaaattcaatttgtgtttgtttgttccgtatagactcaaaaacgactgaaccgattacatTGAAATTATCACAGGATGTGTAGGTTGGTAGGGAAGGAagcataggctgtataattttttgatataggaaggggggcggaccctccctcttactccaaaagtactacccaacaagtaaaaaggcgttaagttcggccgggccgaactttggatacccaccaccttgggtatatatgtaaaccacctttcatcaaaatccggtgaaaattgcataccttatgtcccatagcagttatatcgaaatatgtt
The Stomoxys calcitrans chromosome 3, idStoCalc2.1, whole genome shotgun sequence genome window above contains:
- the LOC106083533 gene encoding uncharacterized protein LOC106083533 produces the protein MHHCIIRTVFKYLIKLKVKIYVKFKGPKAISASNCHNRWQAIGNTIGHSIFEYCKHILIVSVYRNVRRILGICPIRLITLKRIITQQQQQQTEPEQQQQQKEIPKNSLLQIKEVKEREQNQREDIKETENPKENGLATLNYASLKICEGNIHKSYKSYMATLQNSKHSKARMFKSKRKLAMRKIQRPKARVFRSKRKLAMRKIQRMTTSRYLHLSAKNLNYIEQSAHAVNAGLANHLKCCQQNVAMRKTSCNEDKQQKSKLYSNIFTTSTQIGLPRVLPTNLSQECRNNENEVLQMEGQISGYEIKTSSDILENITKMSKILNYEQELPIIENHWQLRSAMEPKYKKSDNEIIDVSNMLAPSRYKESRFPTIKNQHKLATLPLKIEVILSNRQTLSHKEMLVNNNKQKLKYFQKLKTPKSSYFHWYYFEDRQNWLAMPKSKPNMLNSIKTNEFKRFCKMFTVALTIFRSYHHLATPSAYPLMLQVFVKQEIPENTSKTAKFSHIQRRLAIQIASCKRKPLSNKRKCDKYKQHLTLKTRRPSKTKLERIYLKNYSKLVTLVWPKINCMTQQDFLKTLSGKAMSTCLKNKFEKFSKSQKWLATRTASLFEGRPELYQIPLRKSMLYVLYSHKNYNSLKMLNDQLKLATLHILSFPKMPPNFRTTTDAYKNWLGPIITHRWVSSTNFLSWLATLLNVSLFKLLHLQIHQFEILNLCQILTTAQQFWRKDTEMSVHKSQIVLSKENNHLLLPTNTRTATTTTRRQITPLTALEFLYKIRHKVMLEDEKAESRHTIWASNGCIWHNFQEDELATLMAICLELLTILQQKLLHTHFQGNAKEAKSATKKVLPATLQGDAEKVALRGGHAEEAIQLPSWHYRNNKHYLVYGPPRCRQAVLCEHESYQEPKYHHILFARYSWQICGFPLVSKENFKYFSNLTERTRIDYKNTATLPRIDYNGPDNSKKAAASTDETVHQDQVAAVTVTVADDIYTSSVDVLHQRISKAYRKAQNLYANGDSLKTTTANASSLAIVSQTYTTHNASTSDYGGTTTSTTSSSSSSSMLPSRGKRRRTIFPYCHYYHHSNFPIKLPSSCFASTSLSSTTASTSLLWGMSSSSPLRRSSTTTLLLVLFLLLSSMWHTSEAFHGSVKLSTNTIKTKYGMVRGIVVRSSPLVEAYLGIPYASPPVGSLRFMPPITPSTWKNVRSADRFSAVCPQTVPIPPNGPEALLEVPRARLAQLRRLLPLLSNQSEDCLYLNIYVPYDSRRHKRFTTNSGETADRNLLPTILFLHGESYEWNSGNPYDGSELAAHGNVIVVTINFRLGIFGFLKTGGKESAQGNFGLMDLVAGLHWLKENLPAFGGDPQAITLLGHGTGASLANILAVSPVASDLIHHVALVSGSALSPWAIQKNPLFVKRRVAEQTGCHGDMLYDDLAPCLRTKTVAELLAVKIDHPRFLVGFAPFIDGTVISPNTDSIGKLSLPIGSAIVSTSGIEYANFPKRNLIFCLTSVESHLDLSAQDLEFGFNETRRDRILRTFVRNNFHYHLNEIFAVLKNEYTDWEKAIRSPLSSRDATLQFLSDGHTASSLIKLGYMHSLRGGKGYFLHFKHRTVEEEYPQRTGSVRGEDVPFWLGLPTSPLFPHNYTTQERQISRLMLRYLANFAKTGNPNQPSLSSPIPQSSTSSMIGLPLGLLSAKTNEDHNKYKRSPLYKTSVNDTLLSSSSSTSSLPSPSPLSSSSSSSSSSNGPINSSTLHTIEDVATAAAREALHLAVLYNQRRTKRTYFRRHSRSNSDDQNNINGSSGSSEVGNFLGPSGKYDGDEMPFWDAYDVVNQLYMELGNKAEIQSHYRGHKLSMWLNLIPQLHRHANMNDQSMRHHQFQDDLNNMNLYEGIVRAQIQTKPADDDENLLLPRGRQTPTPPPSNSQETNTTQKPSTATTECGVDGAMFVAEMTTAPPTDNRSFTENREKEMATASTGLIGNLEVLRRLSGKQFQSYTTALVATVAVGCFLLILNILIFAGIYHQREKRARDAKTKEELQDNDNSKNSSILKLNALGSETGSYNGSGAGVSGKTTVVFGEYSCYDEKSVQTKDEKLMVDLTPSQIGMDTNWAAACSTSTLDLLKTKHHLPLEATYPMTSNIVPITTEQPNEHLMVVNTMEMATYNPLPAMVSGNAGLILDPSIAVSASLQSKRGSFVGSSGQLNQYDFASVQSSDQMSFKDIENAVKVSMTRDDDITQDDDIPEPPPPPKSFQNMQQLQHQQQQQQQQQLQHQQQQQQQQQHPQLQQPTTSTSSVGVGTGGGILRQAGTSSATQTGGGKKRVHIQEISV